Proteins from one Corticium candelabrum chromosome 4, ooCorCand1.1, whole genome shotgun sequence genomic window:
- the LOC134178713 gene encoding origin recognition complex subunit 6-like, translating into MEKDLLRPIARRLGIRSCSVFNRTVELLRLVELKCCQSAVMLSNNCRAVVCLELAAEENNEPLSRTEAIRISGQKKKTYESAYQTIEKMLGLRARLGIHELAVQCGCSEVRELAQSLMTQYEKNIRANLSVSRQNDLDLSQPIFAIAALQVAAKKQKVWVDKKRLVSHVGRKKAALTKIISEMEECVKQIDNKKQQKQSSQLFDCLEVSGDEENDVHASKKQCIESEELLLEDYEIWKARILAAAEQAIVEGKGHIKPDTQCRPDYS; encoded by the exons ATGGAGAAGGATTTGTTGAGACCGATAGCGCGTCGTCTCGGCATCAGGTCGTGTTCAGTGTTTAACAGAACCGTTGAATTGCTTCGTCTCGTGGAATTAAAATGTTGCCAAAGTGCTGTGATGTTGTCCAACAATTGTCGAGCGGTTGTGTGTTTGGAATTGGCTGCTGAAGAGAATAACGAGCCTCTTTCTAGA ACTGAGGCAATAAGAATATCCggacagaaaaagaaaacataCGAGTCTGCATATCAGACGATTGAGAAAATGTTGGGATTGAGAGCCAGATTGGGAATACACGAACTGGCAGTTCAATGTGGTTGTTCTGAGGTTCGTGAACTAGCCCAATCTCTCATGACACA ATATGAAAAGAACATTCGAGCAAACCTGTCAGTCAGTAGGCAAAATGATTTGGACCTTTCTCAACCGATATTTGCTATAGCTGCTCTACAAGTCGCAGCCAA GAAACAGAAGGTCTGGGTTGACAAGAAGAGGCTCGTGTCTCATGTTGGTAGGAAGAAAGCAGCACTGACAAAGATCATATCTGAGATGGAAGAATGTGTGAAGCAAATTG ATAACAAAAAGCAGCAGAAACAGTCcagtcaactgtttgactgtttAGAAGTCAGTGGTGATGAAGAGAATG ACGTGCACGCTTCCAAGAAGCAGTGCATTGAATCAGAGGAGCTCTTGCTGGAAGATTATGAAATATGGAAGGCCAGAATTTTAGCAGCAGCTGAACAGGCTATTGTCGAAGGGAAAGGTCACATAAAACCAGACACACAATGCAGACCAGACTATAGCTGA
- the LOC134178009 gene encoding 2,4-dienoyl-CoA reductase [(3E)-enoyl-CoA-producing], mitochondrial-like yields MLPPPPGTFNNRVALITGGGTRTGLGKAMATTVSHLGATVALLSRKLDVLQKTAEEISSETGNKVLALQADVGNPDAVKSAIDTCVSDVGLPSIVINNAAGNFISPTQLSANAFKTIVDIVLLGTANVVLDVGKRLINSRQARREFAWN; encoded by the exons ATGCTACCCCCTCCCCCCGGTACGTTTAATAATCGCGTGGCTTTGATTACTGGCGGCGGCACGCGTACGGGTCTTGGCAAAGCAATGGCTACAACCGTCTCTCACTTGGGCGCAACTGTAGCACTTCTCAGCAG GAAATTAGATGTCTTGCAAAAGACAGCTGAAGAAATTTCAAGTGAAACAGGAAACAAG GTGCTGGCCCTTCAGGCTGATGTTGGTAATCCTGATGCGGTTAAGTCTGCAATTGATACTTGTGTTTCTGATGTCGGCTTGCCAAGCATTGTTATCAATAACGCTGCTGGAAATTTTATCTCGCCTACACAACTCTCTGCAAATGCTTTCAAAACTATTGTTGACATTGTACTGCTTGGTACAGCAAATGTCGTACTGGATGTTGGGAAACGACTCATTAACAGTAGACAAG CGAGAAGAGAGTTTGCATGGAACTAA